Part of the Orcinus orca chromosome 5, mOrcOrc1.1, whole genome shotgun sequence genome, CAAGCAGAATCCTAATCCCCTTTCTGGTGCTCACCTCTGGGGGAGCCTTGTGTTTTACGTTGATGTTAGTCCAATGCCCACATCAAGGTAGGCTTCCTTCCTTCTGTGCGGCTTTTGATATCTGGGTCTGTTCACTAATACTCACCAATTTACCAAAGAATCaactttacttatttttactGAAAGTAAGTGggtctctggagtcagactgcctgggttgaaATCTAACCTCTGCCTCTCTTACCTTGCACAAATGACTGAACTTCTTGgtctttccttttaatttttcacttgaAAAATAGGACTAATAATAGCACCTATTCTGAGGATTTGTGTAGATTATAAGAGATCAGAACAGTTattgataaatttttttaaaatttttgaattatatttatttttttatacagcaggttcttattagttatccattttatacatattagtgtatacatgtcaatcccaatctcccaattcatcccaccaccacagtTATTGATAAAttgtagctattattattcatGAGGTTTTCAGCAATTGTGTACAATATAATGACGTTAATAGCTCAGGTGAAGATTTCTGCAAAGTCTTAGTGGACTTGCTTTCGTTTGGCTTtatagtagaattttaaaaaatgtttcttttgtcAAAAGCCAAGGGTCATTGTTTAATCTTTTAATCAACatatttaaattcagaaaaatctACTGTGTTTTCTGTACTCAAAATTTTAGCATTCCATTTGGGAACACTGGCATTTataatggtttatttttattcGTTTCAaagtcaatttctgttttgttcacattTCACCGTTTTCAGTTATCCTTGACTCCTCTGTCTCCAGCTccatatccaatccatcagcacATCCTGACCGGCTTTATCTTTACCGTGTGCCCAGGATGTGACCACTTCTCTCATCTCCTTTATCGTCACCCTGGTCTAAACCACCATCATCTCCTGCCTGGATTATTTCAACAGCTTCCTAACTTGCCTCTTTGCTTCTGcccttgccccctgcccccatctaTTTTCCACACTGCACCCAATGTGACCCCTTTTAGACTAATTCAGATCACAACACTCCTTTCTTTCAAACCTTCCAAATCATTTCAGTCTTTACCCCAGCCTACGGGATCCTCCCTCACTCCCGCCCCTGTCCCCGCTCTGATCTGGTTTCCTACCCTTCTCCCTTCACTACTCTGCACTGCTGTTTTCCTGTTCCTGTACATAGTGAGCgtgctcctgccccagggcccttGCACTTGCTGTATCCTCTACCTAGAGCCCTCTTCTCGGAGATAGCAGCATGGTTCATCCACCCACTTCATCCAGTGTTCTGTTCGAACACAAGATAAGATAGTGCTGTATCCTGCCCCCTTCATAGCCCCCTCGcctgactttttttccttcatattccTTATGAACACCCAACatatgatatatttatttgtttgttgtctaTCTCCTGCCAGTAAagatttttatctgtttgttcactgctgtatccttagGATCTTAGAGCTTGGCGAATAGCAAGTAGGCCTTCAATGAATATTATTAAAGGAATTAATTAGTGGATGAAGGCATGGAtgcattttaagattcttttatcAATTTCTCAAAGAGCATAGCTATTAATCTatcttatattttcatatttatttttttttctttatcagttcTCAGCACTTTTAGGACTTACCAAAAAATTCTTCCTTCACAGTTTCATATTTGTGGTTAATTTCCATCCTGCTGAAAGTGACTCATAGGGTTCATTGTGAAATCCCTTCTGGGTTTCATCTTTCTACTGcttttttcaaaaaacaatttCATGAAATCTTTAAAAGCTGCTAAAACCTTCCCATTGATACTGATTGCTGTACACTTTTCACTTAAAGGCAACTTTTTTGGGTGGAGGTAATTTTGGTACATTTGCAATATTGGGCTTTTGGCAAATAGAGTTTTGGGAAGTTGGCTTGCTTCCTGCTCAGCTACCCTGTGCCTGGCCTCCTGCTGTGacatccctccctcttcccctgcctGGGGGCTGATTTGCACCTGTTCCTGCAGATCAACAGCAGCGCAGAGAGATACTGGCTCCACGTCAGTTCAGATGCATCCCGCCTGGCCTTCATCTGGAAGTACGGTGGTGTCTACATGGATACTGATGTCATCTCCATCAGACCCATCCCCGAGGACAACTTTCTGGCCGCGCAGACATCTCAGTTCTCCAGTAATGGGGTGTTTGGATTCCTCCCCCACCACCCTTTCCTGTGGCAGTGCATGGAAAACTTTGTGGAAAATTACAATTCAGATATTTGGGGCCACCAGGGTCCCGAATTGATGACAAGGATTTTGAGAGTATGGTGCAAACTCAGAGACTTCCAGGAGGTGAGCGACCTCAAGTGTTTAAACTTCTCCTTCTTACACCCCCAAAGATTTTATCCCATCTCCTATGCAGCGTGGAGGCGCTACTATGAAGCCTGGGACACAGAGCCGAGCTTCAACGACTCCTAcgcactgcatctgtggaactaCATGAACCAGGAAGGGAGGGCTGTGGTCAGAGGAAGCAACACACTGGTGGAAAATCTCTACCGTAAGCACTGTCCCAAGTCTTATAGGGACCTGCTTCAAGGTCCAGAGAGCTCGGTGACTGGGGAGCGGGGCCCAGGTAACAAATAGAGCCAATGTTGGGTCGTTGGTGCTACATCATGGAACTGGCCACTTCCTGGAGTGCCAGACTTTCACCTGATCTCCATTTCCCCTAGGTGTGCGGACGCTCACCCACATATCAGTTACAGTTACAATTTTCCACATCATTCCACCAAAGAACTATTAGAACTAGTAAAGGAATTCAGTAAAGTGACAGTCAATACGCAAAAAACAGCTGCATTTCTAACCACTAATAATGaaccatcaaaaagaaaaagaaaacaatccgaATGACatctgcatcaaaaagaacaaaacacctaggaataagtttaaccaaggaTGTGAAAGGCCTGCACGTTGAAAACTTTAGGacattgatgaagaaactgaagaagatacaAGGAAATAGAAAGATATCACATGCTCATGGGTTGGAAggatgaatattgttaaaatgtccattctaccCAGAGCAATGTACACACTGAaagcaatccctaccaaaattccaatggcatattTCTCAGAAATAGAGCAAAGGATCCTAATATTTGTGTGGAACAACAAAGGACCAGGAATAGACAAAGCGATTCTCAGAAAGGAGAACAGGCTGGTGGCATCTCGCTCCCTGACCTCaaacaatattacaaagctacagtaactaaAACAGTtgtgtggttctggcacaaaaacagacacacggACCAgatgaacagaacagagagcccagaaataaatctacacgGGTGTGATCAGTTTATTTACGACAAAAGGGCCAAGAACATACAACAGGGAAGGGGCAGTCCCCTCAATAAACAGCACCGGGAAAGCTGGACACCACACACCAAAGAACTACACTGGACAAAGTCTACACTGCACACAACAGGGACTAAAACCCCACAGTTTTCTACATCAAGACCTTTCTCTCCTGGGTCCTCTGAAGAGGGATCCCCCCAGCCTCCAGCAGTCAGTCGCACACAGGAAgtttctccccacttttcctcacTTCTCTTCACTTTTTTCCTCACCGTTCTCTCCCAGTGGGACCTCCCTGGGACGGTCCTGAGAAAACTGTGCTCCTGTCCGCATAGATGCAGCCCAGTGTTGTCCTCAAGCTGAAACCCCAGCGGGTTCTAAGGAGACTGAGCACTGTCAGCTACGTTGCCGTCCCTGTCCGGAAGCCAAAGTCCTACAGGTGCCGGAGGAGGTGGAGCTCCTGGTAGCTGAGCGAGGATGAAACTCTCACGTGCTCCGTGTCATAGAGGCGGGATCAGCGCCTCCTGCTGGCAGGGGTGGGAACGTGCAGGTAGCGCATGTCAGTAAGAGTGGGCTTTCTGTGAGTATAATAGAAAAATCCCAAAGAAGACTGTTGACGTAGAAGTATAGAAGTTCATTTCTCTCTCACGTAAAAGTAGTCTGAAGGCAGGCAGATCAGGGTGAGTATGGTCACTGCAATCATCAGGGACCTAGGCTTCTTCCATCTTCCTGTTTGCCATCCTGCCCATGGTCCATATGGCAGCTTGATCTCCAGCCCATCATTTCTGCATTTCAGGCAGCAGGacgaaggaaagaggaaaggtgcACTTCCCTTATTTTATGAAGACTTCCTGCGAGTACCATATAACACTTCCTCTTACATCTCATTGACCAGAATGTAGCTGCAGGAGAGGCTGGGACAttcaagaaggaagagaaaatgggtGTTAGGATAGGCAGCTAATGGTTTTGCTACGTGTTATATTTACTTTTGTAAGGTTAATTACAGGATCTGTTAGAGAATTGGCTGGGGAAAAAAGAGACTTGATTTCTAGTCCTGAATTTGATAGTCATTAAAACATTCAGTCAGTAATATTAATTGAGTCCcttctgtgtgccaagcactgattTAGATGCTGAAGATGCTGCTGGATCAAGCAGACAAGGTCCTGTCTAAATCAGCTTGGGCTGCAATAACAAAGTACTATTCACcaggtggtttataaacaacaacaatttatttgtcacagttctggaggctggaagtccaagatcaggttggcagcatggttgggttctagTGAGGGTCCACTTCTGAGCGGCAGATGGCACACTTCTTGTTGAATCCTCATATGGTGGAAAGCGGCAAgaaagctctctggggtcccttttataggggaactaatcccattcatgagggttccaccctcacGTCCTaaacctcccaaagaccccacttcCTAATATCATCACTTTGGGGGTAGGACTTCAACATCTGAGTTTGggggggaggacacaaacattcagtccattgcaggTCCCTAGTACTTACATCTTAATAACTGGCCACATCCCCCCTGGGATAGTGTCCTCTGCTCCCCAGGGTGTCTGCTATTCCCTACTCTACCCCTGTTGGCTTATAAAAGCAAAttacaaattcaaattttaaaaactgctggCCCTTCTACAGTCACATAAAAGTTTACCTCCTCTTTCTAGGAGGTATGAGAATTAATATTTCTTCTACAAATATTCATCAACCAAGATTTTCTATAACTTCCTTTTTGGTAGCTGCTTTAACGGAAACataagtttatatttttctccatatataaaattatgatgCTTTTTCAAATGACATCCACCCATCCCCTTTCATTCTGATATTTCCccctttgagaatcactgttctgACTGTCTTATTAAAAACTACCTGCAAGTCATGTCTCCTGCCCCAGCTTTATTTATTCCCAACTACTTGCTCTGTATTCTTAGGTCCAGCCTGACCCCAGAGTGAGACTTTGAGGCCTGCTGCTACACCCCATGGCTGCCCTCTGACCTGTGTCCCCAGAACCCCTGCTGGGTTTCAGCTCACCTGAGTCTCTCCACAGGTGAGGCTTCCTAGGGCTAGCCCTCTGAGGGAGGAGAAGGGTCACACACGCTGGATCTAATTTCCACGTCTGGAGAATGCATGACAAATGGTCCTCCAACTAACATTCCCAGTCCCTAGGGCTTGGAAGGGTTTAATTAGAaacattttcaatatttcaaaaatatatgaacTGTTTTATGATGGGACCAAATAAGTCAACCTGAATGTCACATTTCTTTATGCTGGGTTGTGATTATATGAATTCACTGTGGCATTATTGATAATTTGACATTTGTAGGGAGTTTTACGTGGCAGCAAAATGTTTTTGATTAATAAAATGTGGGGAATAAGTTAATAATGTATTACTTAATAAATGCAGTTTGttaagtagaaaagaatatttcaaaacttggtggtgctgggaaaaaatgCATAAACTAAAACgtatatgattaaaaaaataagcactagagatgtaatgtacaacatgatgactatagctaacactgcTGTGTGATATATAGGacagttgttaagagaataaatcctagggcttccctggtggcgcagtggttgagagtctgcctgtcggtgcaggggacacgggttcgtgtcccggtccaggaagatcccactttccaccggagcggctgggcccgtaagccatggccgctgagactgcacgtccggagcctgtgctccgcaacaagagaggccacgacagtgagaggcctgcgtactgcaaaaaaaaccccgaacaaacaaacaaaaaaaacagaataaatcctaggagttctcatcacaaggagaaatattttttcctctttctctttctttttactgtATCTATATGAGAATATGGATGCTAGCTGAATCTACTGTGGttgtcatttcacaatatacgtaaatcatgctgtataccttaaacttatacagtgatgtatgacaatcatttctcaataaagctggaaagaaaaCATGGTGGTGAGGGGGGTATTGGGCAAAGTAAAAAGAGTAGTGAGTGCTAAGAAGCGTGGGATTCCAGATGATCCTGGATtccttctggccttcggggagtCCAAGCCACACATTTACATCATGATACATTTTGCATATAGGCCATTCTGGTGTTTTCccctatgttaatttttttccaaatccgACACTCGTTCTTAGAATTTCAAACAGTAAGATTGTACAGAGGAAAAGGTGAAAGTCTCTCTTGTACCACTGTCAAGTTTGGTATGTCTCTCACTTTTCTCTGCATATATATCCACGTGATTTGTAAAAAGTCTTGGCCACAGGCTTCCGAGTATCCACCACTATCGCCTCATCTGCCCTAGCTCTTTCCCGCCAGGACCCCCATAATGCAGCAACTAAAGGGtgaagatggggacttccctggcagtccagtggttacaactccacactcccaatgcagggggcacgggttcaatccctggctggggaagatcctgcatgccacacagccaaaaaaaaaagaatatgttaaaGCATGAAGACCAGCCCCAGCGTGCTAGTCCCTGTGTCAGCCTAgtggttaaatattttgaatatcaccccTGAATTTCTCATatgtatagtttaaaaaaacataaatggattcatgtaatacatattattatgtcagttgtttttaatttaacaatacATTTGTCTTGGACACCTTTTTTTCATTAACATACCAAAATATATTCTTCGTAAGGGCTGCAGAGTGTTTCATTGTAGGATATATCATAATCTATTTACTTAAACCCCAACTGGTGAACATTTAAATTGATTGTAATTTTAATCGTACAAGAAATACTGTAGTCCTGATTACCACATTTTGGGGACTTTAAATTGTGATATGTGCTGCAAAATTGTTTTCAAAGCGCCTGTTTGAAATTGCTCATTTTCCCATCCTTCACCAGTGCCAAAACGCTACTTAATTTTAGCCaatattattgtttaaaaatgcCTCTAATTGTTATGTTACTTTTGGTGAGGTTGAGTGTTTCACATGTtcaattgatatatttttttattctgtgtCTTGCCTAATCTTTTGTTCACTTTTCTATgggattgtttttctatttcttagtgACTTAACTAGTCTTTGTATATCAAGGACACAAACAGTTTACTATTTTGTCGCAATTTGTGCAGTCTGTCTCAGCCCTCCCCACCTAGTGTTTGTTTCAAGACTCAGAGAGTGGGTCCTGGTTAAAATGACCCTGCATTCTCATTTTgcaaaagaggaggaaagaggtcTTTTTGTAAGTGCAGAGACATCCTCCAAAGTGATCTTTTTCAGAGAATGGGTTAGAGTGTAAGCTCTGCCTAGGGAAGAGGTTCCCCCTCAGTTCCAGCTGATTCTTGACATGTGAGAGTGCGGGCCTTTTGTTGCTAGATTCTCAGATTTTTCAAGAAGAAACCAGCAAACCAGGTTTTTATGTAAAATGCCCTTCGAACTATAcgcctgtctgtctatctatacATCAATAATGTGAAAACTCAACAATACACCTTTGACCTAAAATCACCTCCAGGACCATTAGTGGCCAGCATCCCAGCACTGAGAGGCCTGTCCTCTATACCTCATATGCCCTTTAGGAAAGTGGGATCTGGAACGGGAGCTGACTTCCAAGGTGTGATGCCAGCAGTTGACAGCAGAGGGCACTACTACTACGGGCTCCCTAGAGTGTAAAGTAGACCCTCATTTGGCAGACATGTCCCACTGTTTCCTGACACATCCCTAAGTGTAAGAAGGACACCAGTTGTGATGGTGTCTGTGCTGGTCAGAGAGCTGGTATCTGGCACTGGCCTGAGGAAGAGGTGAGGGGCTACACGGCAAAATGGAAACCACAGATATTGAGAACCCACTCTTCTGTCCATCCAATAGTTACAGCTCAGCTGCTCAGGGTGAAAGGAATGTCCCCGGGAGTGGCCCACTAGGGCCAGTCTCCTTTGGCTTGTTCCTGTGTCTTGGATCATACACCTGTTCCCACTTGTGCCACCAAATCTTGTGTGTTGTGGCACAGGTGGCACAGCAGAAGGTGACAGTTTCCTAGTGCTAAGTGATCTAGTGCTCTATAAACTCTTGGTTTCCTCGGGTCTTAGAACAgaacctggcacgtagtaggcactcagtaactCTTGGCTGTACTGAATGTCAAACTGTGGCCCAGTAAAGGGAGAGTGTGCGGGTTCCACGCACGCGAGGTCTTGGTCAGCTGAGGAAGGAATCTAAATACTTTTGCTTTCGGCGTTACCGAAAAGGTGGTTCTGGGTGCACGTCAAGTTCCCTTGCTCACAGCAGCCCTGCAAAAGATGGCACCCGTTTCCACAGGGGGAAATTGAAGCTGGTGGGAATGACACATGCGTgcacgcgcgcgcgtgcgcgcacacacacacacacacacacacgcgcgcgcacgcgcacacacacgcacagagctACTTTTTGTATACTTCAGGGAAGCGAGTTGAGAAGCAAAAGCTACCAACCCTGACACTTGACTGAACTTGGGAGGACACACCCGTgactgccaggccctgggctgagaTGTTTTAACTAAGTTGGTTCTCATAATTACCTGCTAGGTAGagtttattttccccattttacagagcgGTAAGTGACTTCCCAGGATTACACCGCCTGGGAAGGTGGAACTTAAATGCGTCTTTGACTCCACAGCCTGGATTCTTCTCTGCCCTCCTGCAGGAAGTCCTGGAGGGAAAGGGGTGCCCCAACCAGGAGAGCAGAGGATGAACAAGACTCCCCATCAAGAACTGGTGGCTGACAGTCATCCCTACTTGGGCCTGGCCCCTGTCcaccctttttgtttttttttacatttaaaaaattgtggtaaaatatacattccATAAACTttacaattttaaccattttcaagtgtaccATTCAATGGCAttgagtacattcacattgttgtgcaaccagcaCCACCATCTGCCTCTAGAAGCTTTTTATTATCCCTGACTGAAAATCTGTACCCATTAGACAATAAtttccattccctcctccccccagccctgtcatccaccattctactttctgtctctatgaacctGACTATACTAGGTACGttgtgtaagtggaatcatataatatatgtccttttgtgtctggcttatttcatttagcataacattttcaaggttgattcatattgtagcatgtgtcagaatttcattcccttttaaggGCTgaaatatatacgtatgtatataatatatgcataacattttgtttatccattcatctgtcaatggacacttgggttgtttccaacttttggctatcgtgaataatgctgttatgaacgtgggtgtacaaatacctgtttgagtctccgcttttaattcttttgtgtatatacccagaagtggaattgctggatcatatggtaattccatgtttaatcttttgaggagcCACTattctcttttccacagtggctgaaccgtTTTACATTCTCACAGCAGTGCATAAgcgttccaatttcttcacattcttgccaacacttgttcccatgaaattttgttttgaatacCCCGTGACACAGCTTGGCAGAttgaggctggggtgggaggaaggcttaaggaaaaaaagaattctcagaaATCTGAGTCTCAGTAAAGCAACAGATGGTTATAGGAAGGGGTCAGAGACTGTTATCCAGAAAGAAAGAGTTCTTTGGTTCTGGGTTTCCCAGCTGGATCCACAAGGCTGGCCAGAAGGTTGGGAGTTGGGGGGAAAATGGTTGCCATCTGAACAGACCTGGGATTTACTCAAAGGACCAGTATGGGTTCGGATCAGAAACCAAGACGGTCCCTTTAGTTTAGGACGGGTGGGGCAGGGCTGTCTGCCCAGGAGGCTACAGCTGCCCCCAGCTTTCAGCAGGCCGGCAGCTGTACTGGGTGgggggcggtgtgtgtgtgtgtgtgtgtgtgtgtgtgtgtgggcggtgtgtgtgtgtgtgtgtgtgtgtgtgtgtgtgtgtttgtgtctgtctatgtgtctgtgtgtgtctgtgtagacGGGAGGACGTCCCCGCCTCTCAGCAAGGCCTGGGAGCCACTCACTAGGATGCCGGATTTTCCTGACGGATTAAACGTGGCATTCCCTCCTTCCCGCTTCCGTAACAGGCCTAAAAATAGCTCGTCCCAGAGGGGCTCGGGAGAGGCTCCGCCCCTCTTTGGGGTCGCGGGAGCGGGAGGCATCAGAGACCACGGGCCTCCGGCTGCTGGCGCCAAAGGTTCTCTGTGTTCCCGGTCCCGCAGGTTGGCAGCACTGGGTGGGCGGGAGGCTCTGTCACGCGCCCTCGAGAGCCCGCGCTACTCGGGGCCGAGGAAGCAGCCCAGGCCGGCGCGGCGGCGAGGATTCCGGGAACGGCCTCTGTCCGGGGCGGTGGAGCGAGTCGGGAGGCTGGGCCGGGGCGGAGGAGCGGAGCCGCCGGCTCGCGACCTCTGCCCGCTCCCCAGGCTCCGGGGACCCCCAGGTGAGCCGCACCGCGTGGGAGAGCTATGCCAGGAATGCAGCCCGGGAGGGGCGCGGGTGGGGAGCGTCGTGCAGTCCGAGACCGGAGCCAC contains:
- the A4GNT gene encoding alpha-1,4-N-acetylglucosaminyltransferase; this translates as MLMKLQLSLSVILLLACGFLYQFTQKSSCLFPHLPPYKSQQGLEALLGHGRSIVFLETSERMQLSPLVSCAVESAAKVYAEQPVLLLMKGLNNSMQLPPNSTSPALSLLSAIDNVFLFPLDMKSLFEDTPLFSWYTQINSSAERYWLHVSSDASRLAFIWKYGGVYMDTDVISIRPIPEDNFLAAQTSQFSSNGVFGFLPHHPFLWQCMENFVENYNSDIWGHQGPELMTRILRVWCKLRDFQEVSDLKCLNFSFLHPQRFYPISYAAWRRYYEAWDTEPSFNDSYALHLWNYMNQEGRAVVRGSNTLVENLYRKHCPKSYRDLLQGPESSVTGERGPGNK